Proteins co-encoded in one Hyla sarda isolate aHylSar1 chromosome 4, aHylSar1.hap1, whole genome shotgun sequence genomic window:
- the LOC130366696 gene encoding olfactory receptor 476-like: MKNKEISDIYIQENNRTEVTEFLLLGFQVSRGLRLFLFCLFLVVYYLIICGNLLIITLVSTSKNLHTPMYFFISHLSISDILISTDIVPNMLHILLNNGGTMTFIGCITQFYFLCTSEAFECFLLTVMSYDRYVAICNPLRYSSIMTSGHCVILTVICWLSGCSVTLILTITTAMLNFCGPNIIDHLFCDLLALLDLSCSDTFMVHLELYVVSIPVVLIPTAIIVVSYTYIILAIRRIPSNTGRQKAFSTCSSHLIVVSIFYWTIFSVYVVPTKGRKLAMSKILSLLYTVFTPLVNPIIYSLKNKDIKKAVQETLHKREIW, from the exons ATGAAGAATAAAGAAATATCTGAT ATCTACATACAGGAGAACAACCGGACGGAGGTCACAGAGTTCCTTCTCTTAGGATTTCAGGTCAGTCGAGGTTTAAGACTTTTCCTGTTCTGTCTGTTCCTTGTGGTTTATTATCTGATAATATGTGGGAATCTCCTGATCATCACCCTGGTGTCCACCAGCAAGAACCttcacaccccaatgtacttctTCATCTCACATCTGTCCATCAGTGACATCTTGATTTCCACAGATATTGTCCCCAATATGCTCCACATCCTCCTGAATAATGGGGGGACCATGACATTTATTGGTTGTATCACTCAGTTTTATTTCTTATGCACCTCAGAAGCATTTGAGTGCTTTCTCCTCACAGTGATGTCTTATGACAGATATGTGGCCATCTGTAATCCTCTCCGTTACTCCTCTATCATGACAAGTGGACATTGTGTTATACTGACCGTCATATGTTGGTTGTCTGGATGTTCTGTTACTCTAATTCTAACCATAACAACAGCAATGCTAAACTTCTGTGGACCAAATATCATTGACCATTTATTCTGTGATCTTCTTGCTTTACTAGACCTTTCATGTTCTGACACTTTCATGGTTCATTTGGAGCTTTATGTAGTAAGTATTCCAGTTGTCCTCATTCCAACCGCCATCATTGTAGTATCTTATACTTATATTATTTTAGCAATTCGAAGGATCCCATCTAATACTGGTAGACAgaaagccttctccacctgtagctccCACCTCATTGTGGTCTCCATATTCTACTGGACTATATTCAGTGTTTATGTTGTCCCAACAAAAGGCCGTAAACTGGCCATGAGTAAAATCCTCTCCCTCTTATATACTGTGTTTACTCCTTTGGtgaaccccattatatacagtttaaaaaataaagatattaaGAAAGCCGTACAGGAAACACTTCATAAGAGGGAGATCTGGtga